One Chitinophaga sp. H8 DNA window includes the following coding sequences:
- the dtd gene encoding D-aminoacyl-tRNA deacylase, with the protein MRTVIQRVAQASVTVDGKITGEIAGGLLVLLGIEDADNMADITWLSNKIVNLRIFNDAEGVMNLSVKDMQGGILLVSQFTLYAATKKGNRPSYIRSGKPETAIPLYEKMIAQLTADLGREVQTGIFGADMKVALLNDGPVTIMIDTRNKE; encoded by the coding sequence ATGCGAACAGTTATACAAAGGGTTGCCCAGGCCTCCGTTACGGTGGATGGCAAAATAACCGGAGAGATAGCAGGTGGCTTGCTGGTATTGTTGGGAATAGAAGATGCAGATAATATGGCAGATATCACCTGGCTGAGCAATAAAATAGTGAACCTGCGCATCTTTAATGATGCGGAAGGGGTGATGAATTTATCCGTAAAAGATATGCAGGGTGGGATTTTGTTAGTGAGTCAGTTTACCTTATATGCGGCAACCAAAAAAGGGAACCGTCCTTCGTATATTCGATCTGGTAAACCGGAAACCGCGATTCCCCTGTATGAAAAAATGATTGCGCAGTTGACTGCGGATCTGGGCCGGGAGGTGCAGACAGGTATCTTTGGTGCAGATATGAAGGTGGCCTTGCTGAATGATGGTCCGGTTACTATTATGATTGATACCAGGAACAAGGAATAG
- a CDS encoding glycine--tRNA ligase produces the protein MATDQNKFQAIISHCKEYGFIFPSSEIYDGLSAVYDYGQYGSELKKNIKDYWWKSMTQLHENIVGIDAAIFMHPTTWKASGHVDNFSDPMIDNKDSKKRYRVDHLLEAHAETLAPAEGEALLAQMDELLKENDFEGLKKLIEDNKIKCQVSGTVNWTDVRQFNLMFSTQVGSVAEDASEIYLRPETAQGIFVNFLNVQKTGRMKIPFGIAQIGKAFRNEIVARQFIFRMREFEQMEMQFFIRPGTQKEWYEKWKEERMKWHLSLGVDPAKYHFKDHIKLAHYADAAVDIEYEFPIGFKEVEGIHSRTDFDLKQHQEYSRKKLQYFDTEINQNYIPYVIETSIGVDRMFLLTMCNAYEEQDLSTADKQDSRVVLKFPAKLAPIKLAILPLTKKDGLPEVARELMDTCKQHFHCYYEEKDSIGKRYRRQDAIGTPFCVTIDHQTKEDNTVTIRHRDSMEQERVPLEKVKEMVLLEINR, from the coding sequence ATGGCTACAGATCAGAATAAATTCCAGGCGATCATTTCGCATTGTAAGGAATACGGTTTTATTTTCCCTTCAAGTGAGATATATGATGGGTTGAGCGCAGTATATGATTACGGTCAGTATGGCTCTGAATTGAAGAAAAACATCAAGGATTATTGGTGGAAGAGCATGACGCAGCTGCATGAGAACATAGTTGGTATAGATGCTGCCATTTTTATGCATCCTACCACCTGGAAAGCATCCGGCCACGTAGATAATTTCAGTGATCCCATGATCGACAACAAGGATAGCAAAAAGCGTTACCGGGTTGATCATCTGCTGGAAGCACATGCGGAAACGCTGGCTCCGGCGGAAGGAGAAGCTTTGCTGGCGCAGATGGATGAGTTGCTGAAAGAGAATGATTTTGAAGGGTTGAAAAAGTTAATCGAAGATAACAAGATAAAATGCCAGGTGAGTGGTACGGTCAACTGGACGGATGTGCGTCAGTTTAACCTGATGTTTTCCACCCAGGTAGGTAGCGTGGCTGAGGATGCCAGCGAAATATACCTGCGTCCGGAAACGGCTCAGGGTATCTTCGTTAACTTCCTGAATGTGCAGAAAACCGGCCGGATGAAGATCCCTTTTGGTATTGCACAAATAGGTAAAGCCTTCCGTAATGAGATCGTGGCCCGTCAGTTCATTTTCCGTATGCGTGAATTTGAGCAGATGGAAATGCAGTTCTTTATCCGCCCTGGCACACAGAAGGAATGGTATGAGAAATGGAAGGAAGAGCGTATGAAATGGCACTTGAGCCTGGGCGTAGACCCCGCTAAGTATCATTTTAAAGATCATATCAAACTGGCACACTATGCAGATGCTGCCGTGGATATTGAGTATGAGTTCCCTATCGGATTCAAAGAAGTAGAAGGTATTCACTCCCGTACTGACTTTGATCTGAAACAGCACCAGGAATACAGCCGGAAGAAGCTGCAATATTTTGATACGGAGATCAACCAGAACTACATTCCTTATGTAATTGAAACTTCCATAGGGGTAGATCGTATGTTCCTGTTGACCATGTGTAATGCTTATGAAGAGCAGGACCTGAGTACAGCAGATAAGCAAGATAGCCGTGTGGTACTGAAATTCCCGGCTAAGCTGGCGCCTATTAAGCTGGCTATATTGCCATTGACCAAAAAGGATGGTTTACCGGAGGTAGCGCGGGAACTGATGGATACTTGTAAACAGCATTTCCATTGCTACTATGAAGAGAAAGATAGCATCGGTAAGCGTTACCGCCGTCAGGATGCTATTGGTACCCCTTTCTGTGTAACAATCGACCATCAGACTAAAGAAGATAACACAGTAACCATTCGCCACCGGGATAGTATGGAGCAGGAACGTGTGCCGTTGGAAAAAGTGAAGGAAATGGTTTTGTTGGAAATTAATCGCTAG
- the arfB gene encoding alternative ribosome rescue aminoacyl-tRNA hydrolase ArfB, producing the protein MIIELSPEITFRTARSGGKGGQNVNKVETMVEGYFDIAASTLFTAEQKQLIREKLANRINAEGLLQIKSQTARTQLGNKQEVIKKMNDLVNKALIPRKKRIPSKPSRAVKEKRLASKKLLSEKKQLRRKGPEL; encoded by the coding sequence ATGATTATTGAATTGTCCCCGGAAATTACTTTCCGCACCGCCCGCAGCGGTGGTAAGGGTGGACAAAATGTAAACAAAGTGGAAACCATGGTAGAAGGCTATTTTGATATAGCGGCTTCCACTTTATTCACTGCGGAACAAAAACAGCTGATCCGGGAAAAGCTGGCTAACCGTATCAATGCAGAAGGGCTTTTGCAGATAAAATCGCAAACCGCCCGTACCCAGCTGGGTAATAAGCAGGAAGTGATCAAAAAGATGAACGACCTGGTAAACAAGGCATTGATACCTCGTAAAAAACGTATCCCCAGTAAACCATCCCGGGCAGTAAAAGAAAAAAGACTGGCTTCCAAGAAGCTGTTATCTGAAAAAAAACAACTCCGGCGCAAAGGCCCGGAGTTGTAA
- a CDS encoding nucleotide pyrophosphohydrolase produces MTIQEAQESIDKWVNTTGVRYFSELTNMAILTEEVGEVARLMARQYGDQSFKESDKNKELADELADVMWVLLCIANQTGIDMTAALEKNFAKKSIRDADRHRNNEKLQ; encoded by the coding sequence ATGACGATTCAGGAAGCACAGGAAAGTATTGACAAATGGGTGAATACCACCGGCGTAAGATATTTTAGTGAACTTACCAATATGGCGATTTTAACGGAGGAAGTAGGAGAAGTGGCACGGTTAATGGCCAGACAATATGGCGACCAGTCTTTTAAAGAAAGCGATAAAAATAAGGAGCTGGCAGATGAACTGGCAGATGTGATGTGGGTGTTGCTCTGTATAGCCAATCAAACAGGTATTGATATGACAGCGGCACTGGAGAAGAACTTCGCCAAAAAGAGTATCCGGGATGCTGACCGGCATCGTAATAATGAAAAATTGCAGTAA
- a CDS encoding ferredoxin--NADP reductase yields MLEQWQTGYVTKIVDATHNTRRFWISIPEKDRFDFKPGQFVTLDLPIHEKKNKRWRSYSIASHPNGSNEIELVIVLLEGGAGSTYLFNEIKEGSELTLRGPLGVFVLPEPLEKELFLICTGTGIAPFRSMVHHIKKHAIPYQKINLIFGCRYQKDLLYAEELQQLQLEMPGFNYIPTLSREDPNWHGQKGYVHKIYEEMLAADKRPANFFLCGWKEMIDEARQRIQAMGYDRKDIHLELYG; encoded by the coding sequence ATGTTAGAACAATGGCAAACTGGCTACGTCACAAAGATTGTGGACGCCACTCACAATACCCGCAGGTTTTGGATCAGCATTCCTGAAAAGGACCGTTTTGATTTCAAACCAGGTCAGTTTGTTACACTGGACCTGCCCATCCACGAAAAGAAGAATAAACGCTGGCGGAGCTATTCCATCGCCTCCCACCCTAATGGTAGCAATGAAATAGAGCTGGTCATCGTATTGCTGGAAGGAGGAGCCGGCAGTACCTATCTGTTCAATGAAATAAAGGAGGGGAGTGAGCTGACCCTTCGTGGCCCATTAGGGGTGTTTGTATTACCTGAACCACTGGAAAAGGAATTGTTCCTCATTTGTACAGGTACGGGCATTGCCCCTTTCCGCTCTATGGTACATCATATTAAAAAACATGCTATACCATACCAAAAAATCAACCTGATCTTTGGCTGCAGGTACCAGAAAGATCTCCTGTATGCGGAAGAGCTACAGCAATTGCAGCTGGAAATGCCTGGTTTTAACTATATCCCTACCCTCTCAAGAGAAGATCCCAACTGGCATGGGCAAAAAGGATACGTTCATAAAATTTATGAAGAAATGCTGGCTGCCGATAAGCGCCCGGCTAACTTTTTCCTCTGCGGATGGAAAGAAATGATTGATGAAGCCCGTCAACGTATTCAGGCTATGGGGTATGATCGTAAAGATATTCACCTGGAGCTGTATGGATAG
- a CDS encoding YihY/virulence factor BrkB family protein yields the protein MQRFGKISDYWQILKQSGSDFIDDKVLKLSASLAYYTIFSVAPMLIVIIFLCDLFLGKEAIENNVYGQIKGLVGSDAAIQIQDMIRNATLSQDAGWATILGVITLIIGATGVFAEIQDSINKIWRLKAKPKKGLLKMLLNRLLSFSLVVSMGFILLVSLVINGLMEILNKRLATMFPELAVVTIYVLNIAITVIVITSLFAIIFKVLPDARIKWRDVLVGSVTTAVLFMLGKFGIGYYLGASKISSSYGAAGSIVIILLWVYYSAAILYFGAVFTRVYIQYRGSTIYPNDYAVWIKETEIPHEEAMALEHGAQQSIHLNK from the coding sequence ATGCAACGTTTTGGAAAAATAAGCGATTACTGGCAGATATTAAAGCAGTCAGGCAGTGATTTTATTGATGATAAAGTACTGAAACTGAGCGCTTCCCTGGCGTATTATACTATATTTTCAGTAGCACCTATGCTTATTGTGATCATTTTCCTCTGCGACCTGTTTCTGGGGAAAGAAGCCATAGAGAACAATGTATATGGGCAGATTAAAGGGCTGGTAGGAAGTGATGCCGCTATACAGATACAGGATATGATCCGCAATGCTACCTTATCGCAGGATGCCGGCTGGGCCACTATACTGGGGGTTATTACCCTGATTATTGGTGCTACAGGGGTATTTGCAGAAATCCAGGATTCCATTAACAAAATCTGGCGGCTGAAAGCAAAACCTAAAAAGGGGCTGCTGAAAATGTTGCTTAACCGGCTACTGTCATTTTCCCTGGTGGTAAGCATGGGGTTTATATTATTGGTGTCACTGGTGATCAATGGTCTGATGGAGATCCTGAATAAAAGGCTGGCGACTATGTTTCCCGAACTGGCTGTGGTAACCATTTACGTGTTAAATATCGCTATTACGGTGATTGTCATCACTTCGCTTTTTGCCATTATTTTTAAGGTGTTGCCTGATGCCCGGATCAAGTGGCGGGATGTATTGGTAGGGTCCGTTACCACGGCAGTGCTTTTTATGCTGGGAAAATTTGGAATAGGTTATTACCTGGGCGCCAGTAAGATCAGCTCTTCTTATGGTGCTGCCGGCTCTATTGTGATCATTCTTTTGTGGGTATATTATTCCGCAGCGATCTTATATTTTGGGGCCGTGTTTACACGGGTATACATTCAATACCGGGGATCTACTATTTATCCGAATGATTATGCTGTCTGGATAAAAGAAACGGAAATCCCTCATGAGGAGGCAATGGCCCTGGAACATGGCGCTCAACAGTCAATACACCTCAATAAGTGA